One part of the Arabidopsis thaliana chromosome 4, partial sequence genome encodes these proteins:
- the PTAC14 gene encoding plastid transcriptionally active 14 (plastid transcriptionally active 14 (PTAC14); LOCATED IN: plastid chromosome, chloroplast, nucleoid; EXPRESSED IN: 22 plant structures; EXPRESSED DURING: 13 growth stages; CONTAINS InterPro DOMAIN/s: SET domain (InterPro:IPR001214), Rubisco LSMT substrate-binding (InterPro:IPR015353); BEST Arabidopsis thaliana protein match is: Rubisco methyltransferase family protein (TAIR:AT1G24610.1); Has 493 Blast hits to 493 proteins in 110 species: Archae - 0; Bacteria - 0; Metazoa - 45; Fungi - 96; Plants - 292; Viruses - 0; Other Eukaryotes - 60 (source: NCBI BLink).), producing MASSVSLQFLTNTFISKPQGFCNGIVSAPRPRSNLLRDRQNGVRPIKVASIETQPFPLFQSPASEESSSSELETADPDFYKIGYVRSVRAYGVEFKEGPDGFGVYASKDIEPRRRARVIMEIPLELMITIRQKHPWMFFPDIVPIGHPIFDIINSTDPEIDWDIRLACLLLFSFDRDDHFWRLYGDFLPAADECSSLLLATEEDLAELQDPDLVSTIRQQQKRILDFWEKNWHSGVPLKIKRLAEDPERFIWAVSMAQTRCISMQTRVGALVQELNMMIPYADMLNHSFEPNCFLHWRPKDRMLEVMSNAGQDIKKGEEMTINYMPGQKNNMLMERYGFSTPVNPWDAIKFSGDSRIHLNSFLSVFNIYGLPEEYYHDSELSRGDTFVDGAVIAAARTLPTWSDIDLPPIPSAERKAVKELQDECRKMLAEYPTTAEQDQKLLDSMSEARTTFATAVKYRMHRKMFIGKIIKALDIYQERLLY from the exons ATGGCTTCTTCAGTCTCTCTTCAGTTCCTGACCAACACCTTTATCTCCAAACCTCAG GGTTTCTGCAACGGAATTGTGTCAGCACCAAGACCCAGAAGCAATTTATTAAGAGACAGACAAAATGGTGTACGACCCATCAAAGTTGCGTCTATTGAGACACAACCTTTCCCTCTGTTTCAATCTCCTGCTTCCGAAGAATCTTCCTCGTCCGAG CTGGAGACAGCAGATCCGGATTTCTACAAAATTGGCTATGTTCGAAGTGTGAGAGCTTATGGAGTTGAGTTTAAAGAAGGTCCAGATGGTTTTGGTGTCTATGCTTCTAAGGATATCGAACCTCGCCGTCGAGCTAGA GTGATTATGGAGATTCCTCTTGAACTGATGATAACCATTAGACAGAAGCACCCTTGGATGTTTTTCCCTGATATTGTACCAATTGGTCATCCTATTTTCGATATCATTAACTCGACTGATCCTGAG ATTGATTGGGATATCAGATTAGCGTGTCTTCTGTTATTCTCTTTTGATCGAGATGATCACTTCTGGCGGCTCTATGGCGATTTCCTGCCGGCTGCTGATGAGTGCAGCAGCTTGCTTTTAGCTACAGAG GAAGACCTTGCGGAGCTTCAAGATCCTGATCTTGTTTCAACTATCAGACAACAACAGAAACGAATCCTAGATTTTTGGGAAAAGAATTGG CATTCAGGTGTTcctctcaaaatcaaaaggcTTGCCGAGGATCCAGAAAGATTCATATGGGCGGTTAGTATGGCACAGACACGATGCATCAGTATGCAAACTAGGGTCGGTGCTTTGGTTCAGGAATTAAATATGATGATTCCTTATGCTG ACATGCTAAACCACTCATTTGAACCAAACTGTTTCCTACATTGGCGTCCTAAAGATCGCATGCTGGAGGTTATGTCAAATGCTGGTCAAGACATTAAGAAAGGCGAAGAG ATGACGATTAATTACATGCCAGGCCAGAAAAACAACATGCTTATGGAAAGATACGGCTTCTCAACTCCTGTG AATCCGTGGGATGCTATAAAGTTCTCTGGAGATTCTCGCATCCATTTAAATTCCTTTTTATCGGTCTTCAATATTTATGGTCTTCCTGAAGAATATTACCATGACA GCGAGTTATCGAGGGGCGATACTTTTGTTGATGGAGCAGTTATCGCTGCAGCAAGAACATTACCTACTTGGTCAGACATAGATCTTCCTCCAATACCGAGTGCGGAAAGAAAAGCAGTTAAAGAATTGCAAGATGAATGTCGAAAGATGCTTGCGGAATATCCCACAACAGCAGAGCAAGACCAGAAGTTGCTAG ATTCAATGTCAGAAGCAAGGACAACATTTGCAACAGCGGTTAAG
- the PTAC14 gene encoding plastid transcriptionally active 14 has protein sequence MEIPLELMITIRQKHPWMFFPDIVPIGHPIFDIINSTDPEIDWDIRLACLLLFSFDRDDHFWRLYGDFLPAADECSSLLLATEEDLAELQDPDLVSTIRQQQKRILDFWEKNWHSGVPLKIKRLAEDPERFIWAVSMAQTRCISMQTRVGALVQELNMMIPYADMLNHSFEPNCFLHWRPKDRMLEVMSNAGQDIKKGEEMTINYMPGQKNNMLMERYGFSTPVNPWDAIKFSGDSRIHLNSFLSVFNIYGLPEEYYHDSELSRGDTFVDGAVIAAARTLPTWSDIDLPPIPSAERKAVKELQDECRKMLAEYPTTAEQDQKLLDSMSEARTTFATAVKYRMHRKMFIGKIIKALDIYQERLLY, from the exons ATGGAGATTCCTCTTGAACTGATGATAACCATTAGACAGAAGCACCCTTGGATGTTTTTCCCTGATATTGTACCAATTGGTCATCCTATTTTCGATATCATTAACTCGACTGATCCTGAG ATTGATTGGGATATCAGATTAGCGTGTCTTCTGTTATTCTCTTTTGATCGAGATGATCACTTCTGGCGGCTCTATGGCGATTTCCTGCCGGCTGCTGATGAGTGCAGCAGCTTGCTTTTAGCTACAGAG GAAGACCTTGCGGAGCTTCAAGATCCTGATCTTGTTTCAACTATCAGACAACAACAGAAACGAATCCTAGATTTTTGGGAAAAGAATTGG CATTCAGGTGTTcctctcaaaatcaaaaggcTTGCCGAGGATCCAGAAAGATTCATATGGGCGGTTAGTATGGCACAGACACGATGCATCAGTATGCAAACTAGGGTCGGTGCTTTGGTTCAGGAATTAAATATGATGATTCCTTATGCTG ACATGCTAAACCACTCATTTGAACCAAACTGTTTCCTACATTGGCGTCCTAAAGATCGCATGCTGGAGGTTATGTCAAATGCTGGTCAAGACATTAAGAAAGGCGAAGAG ATGACGATTAATTACATGCCAGGCCAGAAAAACAACATGCTTATGGAAAGATACGGCTTCTCAACTCCTGTG AATCCGTGGGATGCTATAAAGTTCTCTGGAGATTCTCGCATCCATTTAAATTCCTTTTTATCGGTCTTCAATATTTATGGTCTTCCTGAAGAATATTACCATGACA GCGAGTTATCGAGGGGCGATACTTTTGTTGATGGAGCAGTTATCGCTGCAGCAAGAACATTACCTACTTGGTCAGACATAGATCTTCCTCCAATACCGAGTGCGGAAAGAAAAGCAGTTAAAGAATTGCAAGATGAATGTCGAAAGATGCTTGCGGAATATCCCACAACAGCAGAGCAAGACCAGAAGTTGCTAG ATTCAATGTCAGAAGCAAGGACAACATTTGCAACAGCGGTTAAG